In one Agathobacter rectalis ATCC 33656 genomic region, the following are encoded:
- a CDS encoding PDDEXK nuclease domain-containing protein, which yields MSELIKADNEYKEWIAGISTDFRKSQIRASMKINDEMLRFYWKLGKGISSMSEQFGYGTGFYKTVSDDLKSILPDVKSFSPTNLKYMRYFYEMYPDAVICPQVEDELITDANRPQVGDNLQIIFRIPWGHNKIILDKCKGNSAKALFYIRKTIENNWSRDVLLNFLGTDLYERQGKAITNFTNTLPIEQSDLAQAITKDPYNFDFLTLRERYDEKELKDALIEKVNNFLMELGTGFAYMGREVRIEVGDTEKFIDMLFYNTQRHCYVVVEIKTGKFDSSYAGQLGTYVVAVNHQMKTEADNPTLGLLICKDMDKVEAQYALESTSQPLGISSYELSKLIPEEFRGSMPTIEEIEAELNE from the coding sequence ATGAGCGAATTGATTAAGGCTGATAATGAATATAAAGAGTGGATTGCCGGAATATCCACTGATTTTAGAAAAAGCCAAATCAGGGCTTCTATGAAGATAAATGATGAGATGCTGAGATTTTATTGGAAACTTGGTAAGGGCATTTCATCTATGAGCGAACAGTTCGGGTATGGAACGGGATTCTATAAAACGGTGAGTGACGATTTGAAATCCATTTTGCCAGATGTGAAATCATTTTCTCCAACTAATTTGAAATATATGAGATATTTTTATGAGATGTATCCTGACGCAGTGATTTGTCCTCAGGTTGAGGACGAATTGATTACAGATGCAAATCGTCCCCAAGTTGGGGATAATTTACAAATCATTTTTAGAATTCCATGGGGACATAACAAAATAATACTTGATAAATGCAAAGGGAATTCTGCAAAGGCATTGTTTTATATCAGAAAGACTATTGAAAACAATTGGTCAAGAGATGTTTTACTAAACTTCTTAGGAACGGATTTATATGAACGTCAAGGCAAAGCAATAACTAACTTTACTAACACACTTCCGATAGAACAGAGCGATTTAGCACAAGCAATTACGAAGGATCCATATAATTTTGATTTTTTGACTTTGCGTGAAAGGTATGATGAAAAGGAACTAAAGGATGCACTTATAGAGAAAGTTAATAATTTTCTTATGGAGTTAGGTACTGGCTTTGCTTATATGGGCAGGGAAGTGAGAATTGAGGTAGGAGATACTGAAAAATTTATAGACATGTTATTTTACAATACTCAAAGGCATTGTTATGTTGTTGTAGAAATAAAGACAGGAAAATTTGATTCTTCTTATGCAGGTCAATTGGGAACTTATGTTGTGGCTGTTAATCATCAGATGAAAACAGAAGCTGATAATCCTACTTTGGGACTTCTGATTTGTAAAGATATGGATAAAGTAGAAGCCCAATATGCATTAGAATCTACTAGCCAGCCACTTGGTATTTCTAGTTATGAGTTATCAAAACTTATACCAGAAGAGTTCAGAGGTAGTATGCCTACTATTGAAGAAATTGAGGCCGAATTAAATGAATAA